Proteins from a genomic interval of Coccinella septempunctata chromosome 2, icCocSept1.1, whole genome shotgun sequence:
- the LOC123308563 gene encoding sodium/potassium-transporting ATPase subunit alpha isoform X1, translated as MASKGKLIDEHGRTDSYRVATIPAVDDNKTADGRYKSRRKIKKQRKADDLDDLKQELDIDYHKISPEELYQRFQTHPENGLSHAKAKENLERDGPNALTPPKQTPEWVKFCKNLFGGFALLLWIGAILCFIAYSIQATTVEEPADDNLYLGVVLAAVVIVTGIFSYYQESKSSKIMESFKNMVPQFATVLREGEKLTLRAEDLVLGDVVEVKFGDRIPADIRIVESRGFKVDNSSLTGESEPQSRSPEFTHENPLETKNLAFFSTNAVEGTAKGVVISCGDNTVMGRIAGLASGLDTGETPIAKEIHHFIQLITGVAVFLGVTFFIIAFILGYHWLDAVIFLIGIIVANVPEGLLATVTVCLTLTAKRMASKNCLVKNLEAVETLGSTSTICSDKTGTLTQNRMTVAHMWFDNQIIEADTTEDQSGVQYDRTSPGFKALSRIATLCNRAEFKPGQDNVPILKRDVNGDASEAALLKCMELALGDVMSFRRKNKKVCEVPFNSTNKYQVSIHETEDNSDPRHLMVMKGAPERILERCSTIFICGKEKVLDEEMKEAFNNAYLELGGLGERVLGFCDYMLPSDKFPLGFKFNSDDPNFPIDGLRFVGLMSMIDPPRAAVPDAVAKCRSAGIKVIMVTGDHPITAKAIAKSVGIISEGNETVEDIAQRLNIPVSEVNPREAKAAVIHGSDLRDLSSEQLDEILRYHTEIVFARTSPQQKLIIVEGCQRMGAIVAVTGDGVNDSPALKKADIGVAMGISGSDVSKQAADMILLDDNFASIVTGVEEGRLIFDNLKKSIAYTLTSNIPEISPFLAFILCDIPLPLGTVTILCIDLGTDMVPAISLAYEEAESDIMKRPPRDPIHDKLVNSRLISMAYGQIGMIQAAAGFFVYFVIMAENGFLPTKLFGIRKQWDSKAINDLTDSYGQEWTYRDRKTLEYTCHTAFFVSIVVVQWADLIICKTRRNSLIHQGMRNWALNFGLIFETALAAFLSYTPGMDKGLRMFPLKFVWWLPAIPFMLAIFIYDETRRFYLRRNPGGWLEQETYY; from the exons GGCCTCAGTCACGCAAAAGCGAAAGAAAACCTCGAACGGGACGGTCCAAACGCCCTCACGCCCCCCAAACAAACCCCCGAATgggtgaaattttgtaagaatcTATTCGGTGGTTTCGCCCTATTATTATGGATTGGTGCTATACTTTGCTTCATAGCATATTCTATCCAAGCCACTACTGTAGAAGAACCAGCTGATGATAATTTATATCTTGGCGTCGTATTAGCTGCCGTTGTTATCGTTACAG gtatattttcatattatcaAGAAAGTAAAAGTTCGAAAATTATGGAGTCCTTCAAGAACATGGTACCCCAGTTCGCGACTGTACTTAGGGAAGGAGAAAAGCTCACCCTCCGTGCAGAGGACTTGGTACTCGGTGACGTGGTCGAAGTGAAATTCGGCGATAGGATCCCAGCCGACATCAGAATCGTCGAATCGCGAGGTTTCAAAGTTGACAATTCCTCATTGACTGGCGAATCCGAACCTCAGAGTCGTAGTCCCGAATTCACCCACGAAAATCCATTGGAAACCAAAAATTTAGCATTCTTTTCTACGAACGCTGTCGAGGGCACTGCCAAAGGCGTTGTTATAAGTTGTGGCGACAATACTGTAATGGGCAGAATAGCCGGTCTCGCCTCCGGTCTGGACACTGGCGAAACTCCCATTGCCAAAGAAATCCACCATTTCATCCAACTCATCACTGGTGTAGCCGTATTTTTAGGAGTTACATTTTTCATCATCGCATTCATCTTAGGATATCACTGGTTGGACGCTGTTATCTTCCTTATCGGTATCATCGTGGCCAACGTACCAGAGGGTCTACTGGCTACTGTAACTGTATGTTTAACACTTACTGCGAAGAGAATGGCTTCGAAGAACTGTCTGGTGAAGAATCTGGAAGCCGTTGAAACTCTGGGATCAACTAGCACGATATGTTCGGATAAGACTGGAACCTTGACACAAAACAGGATGACTGTAGCGCATATGTGGTTCGATAATCAAATTATTGAAGCAGATACCACAGAGGATCAGTCTGGTGTGCAGTACGACAGGACCAGTCCAGGTTTCAAGGCCTTATCTCGAATCGCCACTCTGTGTAACAGGGCCGAATTCAAACCAGGTCAAGATAATGTACCAATATTGAAACGTGACGTTAACGGTGACGCTtctgaagcagccttgctcaaaTGTATGGAATTGGCTCTTGGTGACGTCATGTCCTTCCGTAGGAAGAACAAGAAAGTTTGCGAGGTTCCATTCAATTCGACAAATAAATACCAAGTTTCCATCCATGAGACCGAAGATAACAGCGATCCTCGCCATCTGATGGTGATGAAGGGGGCGCCTGAGAGGATATTGGAAAGATGCAGCACGATATTCATCTGCGGAAAGGAGAAGGTTCTCGATGAAGAGATGAAAGAAGCGTTCAACAATGCGTACCTGGAACTAGGAGGCTTGGGCGAGAGAGTGCTGGGTTTCTGCGACTACATGCTGCCCAGCGACAAGTTTCCGCTCGGTTTCAAATTCAATTCGGACGATCCCAATTTCCCAATTGACGGTTTGAGATTCGTCGGACTGATGTCGATGATCGATCCTCCAAGGGCGGCCGTACCTGACGCCGTCGCCAAATGTCGAAGCGCCGGAATCAAGGTCATCATGGTGACTGGAGATCACCCGATCACCGCCAAGGCCATCGCCAAATCCGTTGGAATTATATCGGAAGGAAACGAAACTGTGGAGGATATCGCTCAAAGGCTCAACATCCCCGTTTCCGAGGTTAATCCGAGAGAAGCCAAGGCGGCTGTTATTCACGGTTCCGATTTGAGAGACCTGTCATCTGAACAACTGGATGAGATTCTCAGATACCACACCGAAATTGTGTTCGCCAGGACTTCACCGCAACAGAAGCTTATCATCGTCGAGGGTTGCCAGAGAATGGGAGCTATTGTAGCTGTAACTG GTGATGGTGTCAACGACTCGCCTGCTCTCAAGAAGGCCGACATTGGTGTTGCTATGGGTATATCTGGCTCTGACGTGTCGAAACAGGCAGCTGATATGATACTCCTCGATGATAATTTCGCTTCGATCGTCACTGGAGTAGAAGAGGGACGTCTCATATTCGACAATTTGAAGAAATCTATCGCCTACACTCTAACCTCCAACATTCCCGAAATATCCCCCTTCCTTGCGTTCATCTTGTGCGATATCCCCTTGCCTCTTGGTACTGTTACCATTCTCTGCATTGATCTTGGAACTGACATG GTACCAGCCATTTCATTGGCTTACGAAGAAGCAGAATCAGATATTATGAAGAGACCACCAAGGGATCCAATTCATGATAAATTGGTCAATTCTAG GCTGATCTCCATGGCTTATGGACAGATTGGTATGATTCAAGCTGCGGCCGGGTTCTTCGTTTACTTCGTCATAATGGCTGAAAATGGTTTTCTGCCAACGAAATTATTCGGAATCCGTAAGCAGTGGGACTCCAAGGCTATCAACGATCTAACAGATTCGTATGGTCAGGAATGG ACTTATCGAGACAGAAAAACCTTGGAATACACCTGCCACACTGCATTCTTCGTTTCAATTGTTGTCGTACAATGGGCCGATTTGATCATTTGCAAAACTCGACGTAATTCGCTGATCCATCAGGGAATGAGAAACTGGGCATTGAACTTTGGTCTCATCTTCGAAACTGCTCTTGCTGCATTCTTATCATACACCCCAGGCATGGATAAGGGTCTTCGTATGTTCCCATTGAA GTTTGTGTGGTGGTTACCTGCCATCCCCTTCATGTTGGCCATTTTCATTTATGATGAAACGAGGAGGTTCTACTTGCGTCGTAATCCAGGAGGCTGGTTAGAACAAGAAACCTATTACTAG
- the LOC123308563 gene encoding sodium/potassium-transporting ATPase subunit alpha isoform X7, with the protein MATEKNGVDNSRRKIKKQRKADDLDDLKQELDIDYHKISPEELYQRFQTHPENGLSHAKAKENLERDGPNALTPPKQTPEWVKFCKNLFGGFALLLWIGAILCFIAYSIQATTVEEPADDNLYLGVVLAAVVIVTGIFSYYQESKSSKIMESFKNMVPQFATVLREGEKLTLRAEDLVLGDVVEVKFGDRIPADIRIVESRGFKVDNSSLTGESEPQSRSPEFTHENPLETKNLAFFSTNAVEGTAKGVVISCGDNTVMGRIAGLASGLDTGETPIAKEIHHFIQLITGVAVFLGVTFFIIAFILGYHWLDAVIFLIGIIVANVPEGLLATVTVCLTLTAKRMASKNCLVKNLEAVETLGSTSTICSDKTGTLTQNRMTVAHMWFDNQIIEADTTEDQSGVQYDRTSPGFKALSRIATLCNRAEFKPGQDNVPILKRDVNGDASEAALLKCMELALGDVMSFRRKNKKVCEVPFNSTNKYQVSIHETEDNSDPRHLMVMKGAPERILERCSTIFICGKEKVLDEEMKEAFNNAYLELGGLGERVLGFCDYMLPSDKFPLGFKFNSDDPNFPIDGLRFVGLMSMIDPPRAAVPDAVAKCRSAGIKVIMVTGDHPITAKAIAKSVGIISEGNETVEDIAQRLNIPVSEVNPREAKAAVIHGSDLRDLSSEQLDEILRYHTEIVFARTSPQQKLIIVEGCQRMGAIVAVTGDGVNDSPALKKADIGVAMGISGSDVSKQAADMILLDDNFASIVTGVEEGRLIFDNLKKSIAYTLTSNIPEISPFLAFILCDIPLPLGTVTILCIDLGTDMVPAISLAYEEAESDIMKRPPRDPIHDKLVNSRLISMAYGQIGMIQAAAGFFVYFVIMAENGFLPTKLFGIRKQWDSKAINDLTDSYGQEWTYRDRKTLEYTCHTAFFVSIVVVQWADLIICKTRRNSLIHQGMRNWALNFGLIFETALAAFLSYTPGMDKGLRMFPLKFVWWLPAIPFMLAIFIYDETRRFYLRRNPGGWLEQETYY; encoded by the exons GGCCTCAGTCACGCAAAAGCGAAAGAAAACCTCGAACGGGACGGTCCAAACGCCCTCACGCCCCCCAAACAAACCCCCGAATgggtgaaattttgtaagaatcTATTCGGTGGTTTCGCCCTATTATTATGGATTGGTGCTATACTTTGCTTCATAGCATATTCTATCCAAGCCACTACTGTAGAAGAACCAGCTGATGATAATTTATATCTTGGCGTCGTATTAGCTGCCGTTGTTATCGTTACAG gtatattttcatattatcaAGAAAGTAAAAGTTCGAAAATTATGGAGTCCTTCAAGAACATGGTACCCCAGTTCGCGACTGTACTTAGGGAAGGAGAAAAGCTCACCCTCCGTGCAGAGGACTTGGTACTCGGTGACGTGGTCGAAGTGAAATTCGGCGATAGGATCCCAGCCGACATCAGAATCGTCGAATCGCGAGGTTTCAAAGTTGACAATTCCTCATTGACTGGCGAATCCGAACCTCAGAGTCGTAGTCCCGAATTCACCCACGAAAATCCATTGGAAACCAAAAATTTAGCATTCTTTTCTACGAACGCTGTCGAGGGCACTGCCAAAGGCGTTGTTATAAGTTGTGGCGACAATACTGTAATGGGCAGAATAGCCGGTCTCGCCTCCGGTCTGGACACTGGCGAAACTCCCATTGCCAAAGAAATCCACCATTTCATCCAACTCATCACTGGTGTAGCCGTATTTTTAGGAGTTACATTTTTCATCATCGCATTCATCTTAGGATATCACTGGTTGGACGCTGTTATCTTCCTTATCGGTATCATCGTGGCCAACGTACCAGAGGGTCTACTGGCTACTGTAACTGTATGTTTAACACTTACTGCGAAGAGAATGGCTTCGAAGAACTGTCTGGTGAAGAATCTGGAAGCCGTTGAAACTCTGGGATCAACTAGCACGATATGTTCGGATAAGACTGGAACCTTGACACAAAACAGGATGACTGTAGCGCATATGTGGTTCGATAATCAAATTATTGAAGCAGATACCACAGAGGATCAGTCTGGTGTGCAGTACGACAGGACCAGTCCAGGTTTCAAGGCCTTATCTCGAATCGCCACTCTGTGTAACAGGGCCGAATTCAAACCAGGTCAAGATAATGTACCAATATTGAAACGTGACGTTAACGGTGACGCTtctgaagcagccttgctcaaaTGTATGGAATTGGCTCTTGGTGACGTCATGTCCTTCCGTAGGAAGAACAAGAAAGTTTGCGAGGTTCCATTCAATTCGACAAATAAATACCAAGTTTCCATCCATGAGACCGAAGATAACAGCGATCCTCGCCATCTGATGGTGATGAAGGGGGCGCCTGAGAGGATATTGGAAAGATGCAGCACGATATTCATCTGCGGAAAGGAGAAGGTTCTCGATGAAGAGATGAAAGAAGCGTTCAACAATGCGTACCTGGAACTAGGAGGCTTGGGCGAGAGAGTGCTGGGTTTCTGCGACTACATGCTGCCCAGCGACAAGTTTCCGCTCGGTTTCAAATTCAATTCGGACGATCCCAATTTCCCAATTGACGGTTTGAGATTCGTCGGACTGATGTCGATGATCGATCCTCCAAGGGCGGCCGTACCTGACGCCGTCGCCAAATGTCGAAGCGCCGGAATCAAGGTCATCATGGTGACTGGAGATCACCCGATCACCGCCAAGGCCATCGCCAAATCCGTTGGAATTATATCGGAAGGAAACGAAACTGTGGAGGATATCGCTCAAAGGCTCAACATCCCCGTTTCCGAGGTTAATCCGAGAGAAGCCAAGGCGGCTGTTATTCACGGTTCCGATTTGAGAGACCTGTCATCTGAACAACTGGATGAGATTCTCAGATACCACACCGAAATTGTGTTCGCCAGGACTTCACCGCAACAGAAGCTTATCATCGTCGAGGGTTGCCAGAGAATGGGAGCTATTGTAGCTGTAACTG GTGATGGTGTCAACGACTCGCCTGCTCTCAAGAAGGCCGACATTGGTGTTGCTATGGGTATATCTGGCTCTGACGTGTCGAAACAGGCAGCTGATATGATACTCCTCGATGATAATTTCGCTTCGATCGTCACTGGAGTAGAAGAGGGACGTCTCATATTCGACAATTTGAAGAAATCTATCGCCTACACTCTAACCTCCAACATTCCCGAAATATCCCCCTTCCTTGCGTTCATCTTGTGCGATATCCCCTTGCCTCTTGGTACTGTTACCATTCTCTGCATTGATCTTGGAACTGACATG GTACCAGCCATTTCATTGGCTTACGAAGAAGCAGAATCAGATATTATGAAGAGACCACCAAGGGATCCAATTCATGATAAATTGGTCAATTCTAG GCTGATCTCCATGGCTTATGGACAGATTGGTATGATTCAAGCTGCGGCCGGGTTCTTCGTTTACTTCGTCATAATGGCTGAAAATGGTTTTCTGCCAACGAAATTATTCGGAATCCGTAAGCAGTGGGACTCCAAGGCTATCAACGATCTAACAGATTCGTATGGTCAGGAATGG ACTTATCGAGACAGAAAAACCTTGGAATACACCTGCCACACTGCATTCTTCGTTTCAATTGTTGTCGTACAATGGGCCGATTTGATCATTTGCAAAACTCGACGTAATTCGCTGATCCATCAGGGAATGAGAAACTGGGCATTGAACTTTGGTCTCATCTTCGAAACTGCTCTTGCTGCATTCTTATCATACACCCCAGGCATGGATAAGGGTCTTCGTATGTTCCCATTGAA GTTTGTGTGGTGGTTACCTGCCATCCCCTTCATGTTGGCCATTTTCATTTATGATGAAACGAGGAGGTTCTACTTGCGTCGTAATCCAGGAGGCTGGTTAGAACAAGAAACCTATTACTAG
- the LOC123308563 gene encoding sodium/potassium-transporting ATPase subunit alpha isoform X5 produces the protein MATEKNGVDNHGRTDSYRVATIPAVDDNKTADGRYKSRRKIKKQRKADDLDDLKQELDIDYHKISPEELYQRFQTHPENGLSHAKAKENLERDGPNALTPPKQTPEWVKFCKNLFGGFALLLWIGAILCFIAYSIQATTVEEPADDNLYLGVVLAAVVIVTGIFSYYQESKSSKIMESFKNMVPQFATVLREGEKLTLRAEDLVLGDVVEVKFGDRIPADIRIVESRGFKVDNSSLTGESEPQSRSPEFTHENPLETKNLAFFSTNAVEGTAKGVVISCGDNTVMGRIAGLASGLDTGETPIAKEIHHFIQLITGVAVFLGVTFFIIAFILGYHWLDAVIFLIGIIVANVPEGLLATVTVCLTLTAKRMASKNCLVKNLEAVETLGSTSTICSDKTGTLTQNRMTVAHMWFDNQIIEADTTEDQSGVQYDRTSPGFKALSRIATLCNRAEFKPGQDNVPILKRDVNGDASEAALLKCMELALGDVMSFRRKNKKVCEVPFNSTNKYQVSIHETEDNSDPRHLMVMKGAPERILERCSTIFICGKEKVLDEEMKEAFNNAYLELGGLGERVLGFCDYMLPSDKFPLGFKFNSDDPNFPIDGLRFVGLMSMIDPPRAAVPDAVAKCRSAGIKVIMVTGDHPITAKAIAKSVGIISEGNETVEDIAQRLNIPVSEVNPREAKAAVIHGSDLRDLSSEQLDEILRYHTEIVFARTSPQQKLIIVEGCQRMGAIVAVTGDGVNDSPALKKADIGVAMGISGSDVSKQAADMILLDDNFASIVTGVEEGRLIFDNLKKSIAYTLTSNIPEISPFLAFILCDIPLPLGTVTILCIDLGTDMVPAISLAYEEAESDIMKRPPRDPIHDKLVNSRLISMAYGQIGMIQAAAGFFVYFVIMAENGFLPTKLFGIRKQWDSKAINDLTDSYGQEWTYRDRKTLEYTCHTAFFVSIVVVQWADLIICKTRRNSLIHQGMRNWALNFGLIFETALAAFLSYTPGMDKGLRMFPLKFVWWLPAIPFMLAIFIYDETRRFYLRRNPGGWLEQETYY, from the exons GGCCTCAGTCACGCAAAAGCGAAAGAAAACCTCGAACGGGACGGTCCAAACGCCCTCACGCCCCCCAAACAAACCCCCGAATgggtgaaattttgtaagaatcTATTCGGTGGTTTCGCCCTATTATTATGGATTGGTGCTATACTTTGCTTCATAGCATATTCTATCCAAGCCACTACTGTAGAAGAACCAGCTGATGATAATTTATATCTTGGCGTCGTATTAGCTGCCGTTGTTATCGTTACAG gtatattttcatattatcaAGAAAGTAAAAGTTCGAAAATTATGGAGTCCTTCAAGAACATGGTACCCCAGTTCGCGACTGTACTTAGGGAAGGAGAAAAGCTCACCCTCCGTGCAGAGGACTTGGTACTCGGTGACGTGGTCGAAGTGAAATTCGGCGATAGGATCCCAGCCGACATCAGAATCGTCGAATCGCGAGGTTTCAAAGTTGACAATTCCTCATTGACTGGCGAATCCGAACCTCAGAGTCGTAGTCCCGAATTCACCCACGAAAATCCATTGGAAACCAAAAATTTAGCATTCTTTTCTACGAACGCTGTCGAGGGCACTGCCAAAGGCGTTGTTATAAGTTGTGGCGACAATACTGTAATGGGCAGAATAGCCGGTCTCGCCTCCGGTCTGGACACTGGCGAAACTCCCATTGCCAAAGAAATCCACCATTTCATCCAACTCATCACTGGTGTAGCCGTATTTTTAGGAGTTACATTTTTCATCATCGCATTCATCTTAGGATATCACTGGTTGGACGCTGTTATCTTCCTTATCGGTATCATCGTGGCCAACGTACCAGAGGGTCTACTGGCTACTGTAACTGTATGTTTAACACTTACTGCGAAGAGAATGGCTTCGAAGAACTGTCTGGTGAAGAATCTGGAAGCCGTTGAAACTCTGGGATCAACTAGCACGATATGTTCGGATAAGACTGGAACCTTGACACAAAACAGGATGACTGTAGCGCATATGTGGTTCGATAATCAAATTATTGAAGCAGATACCACAGAGGATCAGTCTGGTGTGCAGTACGACAGGACCAGTCCAGGTTTCAAGGCCTTATCTCGAATCGCCACTCTGTGTAACAGGGCCGAATTCAAACCAGGTCAAGATAATGTACCAATATTGAAACGTGACGTTAACGGTGACGCTtctgaagcagccttgctcaaaTGTATGGAATTGGCTCTTGGTGACGTCATGTCCTTCCGTAGGAAGAACAAGAAAGTTTGCGAGGTTCCATTCAATTCGACAAATAAATACCAAGTTTCCATCCATGAGACCGAAGATAACAGCGATCCTCGCCATCTGATGGTGATGAAGGGGGCGCCTGAGAGGATATTGGAAAGATGCAGCACGATATTCATCTGCGGAAAGGAGAAGGTTCTCGATGAAGAGATGAAAGAAGCGTTCAACAATGCGTACCTGGAACTAGGAGGCTTGGGCGAGAGAGTGCTGGGTTTCTGCGACTACATGCTGCCCAGCGACAAGTTTCCGCTCGGTTTCAAATTCAATTCGGACGATCCCAATTTCCCAATTGACGGTTTGAGATTCGTCGGACTGATGTCGATGATCGATCCTCCAAGGGCGGCCGTACCTGACGCCGTCGCCAAATGTCGAAGCGCCGGAATCAAGGTCATCATGGTGACTGGAGATCACCCGATCACCGCCAAGGCCATCGCCAAATCCGTTGGAATTATATCGGAAGGAAACGAAACTGTGGAGGATATCGCTCAAAGGCTCAACATCCCCGTTTCCGAGGTTAATCCGAGAGAAGCCAAGGCGGCTGTTATTCACGGTTCCGATTTGAGAGACCTGTCATCTGAACAACTGGATGAGATTCTCAGATACCACACCGAAATTGTGTTCGCCAGGACTTCACCGCAACAGAAGCTTATCATCGTCGAGGGTTGCCAGAGAATGGGAGCTATTGTAGCTGTAACTG GTGATGGTGTCAACGACTCGCCTGCTCTCAAGAAGGCCGACATTGGTGTTGCTATGGGTATATCTGGCTCTGACGTGTCGAAACAGGCAGCTGATATGATACTCCTCGATGATAATTTCGCTTCGATCGTCACTGGAGTAGAAGAGGGACGTCTCATATTCGACAATTTGAAGAAATCTATCGCCTACACTCTAACCTCCAACATTCCCGAAATATCCCCCTTCCTTGCGTTCATCTTGTGCGATATCCCCTTGCCTCTTGGTACTGTTACCATTCTCTGCATTGATCTTGGAACTGACATG GTACCAGCCATTTCATTGGCTTACGAAGAAGCAGAATCAGATATTATGAAGAGACCACCAAGGGATCCAATTCATGATAAATTGGTCAATTCTAG GCTGATCTCCATGGCTTATGGACAGATTGGTATGATTCAAGCTGCGGCCGGGTTCTTCGTTTACTTCGTCATAATGGCTGAAAATGGTTTTCTGCCAACGAAATTATTCGGAATCCGTAAGCAGTGGGACTCCAAGGCTATCAACGATCTAACAGATTCGTATGGTCAGGAATGG ACTTATCGAGACAGAAAAACCTTGGAATACACCTGCCACACTGCATTCTTCGTTTCAATTGTTGTCGTACAATGGGCCGATTTGATCATTTGCAAAACTCGACGTAATTCGCTGATCCATCAGGGAATGAGAAACTGGGCATTGAACTTTGGTCTCATCTTCGAAACTGCTCTTGCTGCATTCTTATCATACACCCCAGGCATGGATAAGGGTCTTCGTATGTTCCCATTGAA GTTTGTGTGGTGGTTACCTGCCATCCCCTTCATGTTGGCCATTTTCATTTATGATGAAACGAGGAGGTTCTACTTGCGTCGTAATCCAGGAGGCTGGTTAGAACAAGAAACCTATTACTAG